cttagGGGGACTTAAAatgtaaaatggggagatcgattTGCATGGgatgtatatcagattatggaccgattcagatcatattcggCACATATATTAGAGGGcatagaagaagtcactgtgcaaaatgacagctaaatcggataataattacgccctctagaggctcaagcagtgaaatcgggagatcggtttatatgggagctatatcaggttttgggccgatttgaaccatacttggtacatccaTTAAATGTCGTGGAagacgtcatagtacaaaatttaagccaaatccaaaaggaattgcgacctgtagaggctcaagcagtaaaatcgggagatcggtttatatgggagctatatcaggttttaagccgttttaaaccatacctggcacgtAAGTTGGGGTTCATTGGAGAAGCCATTCTGCATATCATgttttgggccgatttgaaccatacttggtacatccaTTAAATGTCATGGACGACGTtatagtacaaaatttaagccaaatccaataggaattgcgacctctagaggctcaagaagtcaaatcgagaggtaggtttatatgggggctatatcaggttttaagccGTACATGGCACGTAAGTTGGGGGTCATTGGACAAGccattctgcaaaatttcattataatcggataagaattgcgttttctagtggctcaagaagtaaaatcgggagattggtttatatgggggctatatctaaatatgaaccgatatggcccatttatattcccaaccaacctacaccaataggcagtatttgtgcaaaatttcaagcgcctagctttactcattcgaaaatgagtgtgctttccacagacagactgacggacatggctagattgacttaaatcaatatttcgaggtgttacaataaGGATAgggaagttagtataccctcatccttttgtagagggtataaaaagttcaaGCGCCATAGAATGAGCAAGGGAAATTATCAAAGGCACTGTTTACCACTATGTTCTAACAATCGCATGGCAGCCGTTTGAGAGTACCGAATTGACCCGTCGATTTTctttatcggcaagggttgTTCGTAggtctcagtgtacaacacactgctacaacagaaAGGTTCTAAATGCCAttccatggcagctggttgatgttgtagccacatgtctatatgtggaggtagcgatcctcgtcaagttcctgtaggagaacaagctcgttccggtccaaaggaccgatcgccgcgggaagatgatagccattggttttttaaagcgCTAATAATTAGCCTTgatatatcgagcatcataggtccTTATtatgcaagagtcggtgccgcttGGCTTGTTTTTGAGAATCCGCTACTCCTTATAGaatattccactatccgcaacctgtggacgtgtcATGCAGTTcgcagcttagcttctcgtCACAGCGTGAGTACCACATAGATTGCAGCCCAAAGTTCCTGCCTCTGTGGTGCTCATATTTATCCCGTTCCGAGCTTGTTGTTGGGCTGTTCATACGGTTTTAATCCGATGAAGTTCTTCATCGCCAAGATAAagatgctacaacaacaacgacactTAAAGAAACATCAAgtcatctattttttttttatataaattatgtATTCAATTCTAATTTTacatttataaaatgttttaaaagacTTGTTATACAAAAGAAACAAATTCAATGGTAAACGAAACAAAGTAGTAATGATGaggatgaaaaaataaaactaaattaatGAAATGCATGGCTATGACGATGCCATATCAAGAgcccaaaactatgtggccaaaATTTGTTTGCGGCCACCACATTGTGCTCCACACAGAACAATATCAGCATAGATTAAACGATCTCGACTAAATACTAAATTCTTAACATTTTCAAATGTGGCCAATGCTGCTTTCTCCAGTATCGCATCGCCAAAACACAATTTGCCACAGGCACATTTGGGAGCTTCTGTTAGTATATCTACTAGGATCCAAGGTAAAGTGGCTGCAGAATAAGGCAATTTATGTTGAGAAACGGAACGAGCCGTTAACAACCACAAAGGATTTACTCTGTGTAAATTCTGTATCGCTGATGTGGTGGTGGTAGAACTTGTGGTATTTCCTGCATTCGTTAAATCATACTCTTTTTGTGGCTGAAAATTATTGCCCCAAACATCTAACATATCGAGACGTAGGTTATTAAAGGCAGCTGGCAGTGATTCCAATTTATTTGTGGACAAATGTATAAAACGCAAGTTTAGCATGCGCCTAACACCAAACGGTATACGCTTTAAGAGGTTATTGTTAAGCTTTAAGGTGACTAGTTTCTCATATTTAATTAGCATTGGTGGAAAGTATTCGATTTTGTTAGCCGACATATCGAGCTCCTTAAGGGaattctgcaaatttttaccctttagcCATTGCCAAGCATTATGTTCTCCCAAGTTGTTGTTATTCAGATTTAATTCTGTCAGCGTTAAACGACCCAGTTCGTTTGGAATCTGAAAGTAAGAGAAGGTGGATTGAATGGGGTTTTGGAAACAGATCACAAATTGTTTGGTGTTTATGATTTAGGTGAGGTTAGTCTGAaagccgcgaaagccaggcattAGAATAGGATATGCTGCAATTTCTCGCCAactacatgccctacacacaC
The Stomoxys calcitrans chromosome 3, idStoCalc2.1, whole genome shotgun sequence genome window above contains:
- the LOC106081209 gene encoding leucine-rich repeat protein 1 → MKILCETQVQNRLTQSNKTPRMVKATLAVGFNTSAKDNTGQCSKELEIILFTPQEKMGTRYKVKNNIEKMFTKFLKDGKATISFKQPAENLMIKCDPIQLKGFLQTLKLGLEGKDSLNLRMNIAAATPIPQKSQPQTKMNITSRGDYPTKGFPRTLKSLTITGIKLCKVTFEICSLRNLTSLNLSYNTIEKIPNELGRLTLTELNLNNNNLGEHNAWQWLKGKNLQNSLKELDMSANKIEYFPPMLIKYEKLVTLKLNNNLLKRIPFGVRRMLNLRFIHLSTNKLESLPAAFNNLRLDMLDVWGNNFQPQKEYDLTNAGNTTSSTTTTSAIQNLHRVNPLWLLTARSVSQHKLPYSAATLPWILVDILTEAPKCACGKLCFGDAILEKAALATFENVKNLVFSRDRLIYADIVLCGAQCGGRKQILAT